A single Vigna radiata var. radiata cultivar VC1973A chromosome 8, Vradiata_ver6, whole genome shotgun sequence DNA region contains:
- the LOC106771304 gene encoding trihelix transcription factor PTL, with protein sequence MEMEDHHHHHRHHHHQHQHHHQQHQHQHQHHFGVNDLRQVVNGPRTSHNAFLSMPPHPTADLFPGHRNLSPLPTPQHQQQHYEVMMFGRDIMPPSLHDFTSTPHDSAAAAAAAAAAAATMTLPTPPTFDAEGAGCIGGDPSTGRWPRQETLTLLEIRSRLDPKFKEANHKGPLWDEISRIMSEEHGYQRSGKKCREKFENLYKYYKKTKDGKAGRHDGKHYRFFRQLEALYGENSSTVSVPETNVVGSIHFQASSHDPSQTNQDKFQSHNSKHCDSLSLTNSTNFDTTSSDDDNDHHSMENESIEKRRKRNSGRSWKVKIKDFIDSQMRKLVEKQKEWLDKLVKTLEEKEKERMLREEEWRKQEANRLEREQKFWAKERAWIEARDAALMEALQKLTGREIMKPETPNDGINLTGAEVQNHSENQNNEDESEILNSCNVMRGGDRWPESEMTRLQQLRAEIETRFPCSEISEEVSWEVVATKMACFGYERSALMCKEKWESMSNYQREGEKEGSKKCKENTRNCFFFKNNNDHRQSSLYDQGSAYCDDISDQGKEIERLQTNNSSSPSKSNAGNVDHSDSCFPFLMSSEGGNLWENYGLKINKENQNH encoded by the exons ATGGAAATGGAAGatcaccatcaccaccaccgcCATCACCATCATCAGCATCAGCATCACCACCAGCagcatcaacatcaacatcagcACCACTTTGGCGTCAACGATCTCAGGCAAGTCGTCAATGGCCCGAGGACTTCCCACAACGCCTTCCTCTCCATGCCGCCGCACCCAACGGCGGACCTTTTCCCGGGCCACCGGAATCTCTCACCCTTGCCCACTCCCCAACACCAGCAACAACACTACGAGGTTATGATGTTCGGTCGTGACATAATGCCACCTAGCCTTCACGACTTCACTTCCACACCCCACGattctgctgctgctgctgctgctgcagcagcagcagcagccaCCATGACTCTACCCACTCCACCCACCTTTGATGCCGAGGGTGCAGGTTGCATCGGTGGGGACCCCTCCACTGGAAGATGGCCCAGACAAGAGACCCTCACTCTCCTTGAGATCAGATCTCGCTTGGACCCTAAATTCAAAGAGGCTAACCACAAAGGACCCTTATGGGATGAAATCTCTAG GATCATGTCTGAAGAACATGGATATCAAAGGAGTGGGAAAAAGTGCAGGGAGAAGTTTGAGAATTTGTACAAGTATTACAAGAAGACAAAAGATGGTAAGGCGGGGAGACATGATGGGAAGCATTACCGATTCTTTCGTCAACTTGAAGCCTTGTATGGAGAAAACAGTAGCACAGTTTCAGTCCCAGAAACCAATGTTGTTGGCAGCATTCATTTTCAAGCAAGCAGCCATGACCCCTCCCAGACAAATCAAGATAAGTTTCAGTCTCACAATAGCAAGCATTGTGATAGCCTCAGCCTCACCAACTCCACTAACTTTGATACAACATCATCTGATGATGACAATGACCACCACAGTATGGAGAACGAGTCCATagagaagaggagaaagagGAACAGTGGGAGGAGTTGGAAGGTGAAGATAAAAGACTTCATTGACTCACAGATGAGGAAGCTTGTGGAGAAGCAGAAGGAGTGGTTGGATAAACTTGTGAAGACACTggaagagaaggagaaggagaggaTGTTAAGAGAGGAAGAGTGGAGGAAACAAGAGGCAAACAGGTTAGAGAGGGAGCAAAAATTTTGGGCCAAAGAGAGAGCGTGGATTGAAGCAAGGGATGCTGCTCTAATGGAGGCTTTACAAAAGCTAACTGGAAGAGAAATAATGAAGCCTGAAACTCCCAATGATGGTATAAATCTAACGGGAGCTGAAGTTCAAAACCACAGTGAAAACCAGAATAATGAAGATGAGAGTGAAATCTTAAACAGCTGCAATGTTATGAGAGGTGGTGATAGGTGGCCAGAATCTGAAATGACAAGGCTTCAACAGCTGAGAGCTGAGATAGAGACAAGGTTTCCATGCAGCGAAATTTCTGAAGAAGTTTCATGGGAGGTAGTAGCAACCAAAATGGCTTGTTTTGGCTACGAAAGGAGTGCTTTGATGTGCAAAGAGAAATGGGAAAGTATGAGTAACTATCAAAGGGAGGGTGAGAAAGAAGGGAGCAAGAAGTGCAAGGAAAACACTAGAAACTGCTTTTTCTTCAAGAACAATAATGATCATCGACAATCTTCCTTATACGACCAAGGAAGTGCCTACTGTGATGATATCAGTGATCAAGGGAAAGAGATTGAGAGGCTACAAACAAATAATAGTTCTTCACCTTCAAAATCCAATGCTGGAAATGTTGATCACTCTGATAGCTGCTTCCCCTTCTTGATGAGCAGTGAGGGTGGAAACTTGTGGGAGAATTACGGCCTAAAGATcaacaaagaaaaccaaaaccACTGA